A portion of the Cervus canadensis isolate Bull #8, Minnesota chromosome 26, ASM1932006v1, whole genome shotgun sequence genome contains these proteins:
- the LOC122427984 gene encoding olfactory receptor 5D13-like, with amino-acid sequence LSEGNQSIIPTFILLRFSEYPELQVPFFLVSFSVYMVTVVGNLGMIIIIKINSKLHMIMYFSLRHLSFVDFCFSAVVTPKLLENFMVEDRTISFSGCIVQFCFACLFGVAETFMLAAMAYDHFLAVCNPLLYAPAMSPKRCALLVPGSYSWGVVCSMTLTYFLLALSYCKSSTINNFICDHSVIVSVPCSDPYISQMLCSIIAIFNEASSLVIILMSYVFIFITVMRMPSASACWKTFSTCASHLTAISIFHGTILFLYCIPNPKTSWLTVKVTSVFYTIVIPMLNPLIYSLRNKEVKNTFTRLVFTKSLCHAT; translated from the coding sequence CTATCAGAAGGAAATCAGAGTATCATACCCACATTTATTCTCCTGCGTTTTTCAGAATATCCAGAACTTCAGGTCCcatttttccttgtttccttttctgtctacATGGTCACTGTGGTAGGGAATTTAGGCATGATCATAATCATCAAGATCAATTCAAAACTCCACATGATCATGTACTTTTCCCTTAGGCACTTGTCCTTTGtcgatttctgtttttctgctgtAGTTACACCCAAACTGTTGGAGAATTTTATGGTGGAGGACagaaccatttctttctctggttgcattgtgcagttttgttttgcttgccTATTTGGTGTAGCAGAAACGTTCATGTTAGCAGCGATGGCCTATGACCACTTTTTGGCAGTCTGCAACCCCTTGCTCTATGCCCCTGCGATGTCTCCGAAGCGCTGTGCTCTCCTGGTGCCTGGCTCCTACTCATGGGGTGTAGTGTGCTCCATGACACTCACATACTTTCTTCTTGCATTATCCTATTGCAAGTCTAGCACcataaataattttatctgtGACCACTCTGTAATTGTTTCTGTCCCCTGCTCAGATCCCTATATCAGTCAGATGTTATGTTCTATTATTGCCATATTCAATGAGGCAAGCAGCCTGGTGATTATTCTGATGTcctatgtattcatttttatcactGTTATGAGGATGCCTTCTGCAAGTGCGTGCTGGAAAACCTTCTCCACCTGTGCTTCCCACCTGACAGCCATCAGCATCTTCCATGGAACCATCCTTTTCCTTTACTGCATTCCTAATCCAAAAACTTCTTGGCTCACAGTTAAAGTGACTTCTGTGTTTTACACAATAGTGATTCCTATGCTGAACCCCTTGATCTACAGCTTGAggaacaaagaagtaaaaaatacatTCACAAGATTAGTTTTCACAAAATCACTTTGTCATGCCACCTAA
- the LOC122427986 gene encoding olfactory receptor 5L1-like — protein MEKENCTAVTDSTLLGFSDALELRVFLFLLFLSIYGATVLGNLGMIALIQVSSRLHTPMYFFLSHLSFVDFCYSTTIMLKILANILNDDKAISFLECAVQYYMFCTFVVTEVILLAVMACDRLVAICDPLLYMVTMSQNLCMELVFCCYFNGTVCSLIHLCLALQIPSYRSNLINHFCDFFCDLPRLLYLACSDVTVSQLVPYIVATFSEIITTMVIFTSYLFILTTILRMHSAEGKCKAFSTCASHPEAILVFHGTILFIYCRPQSSNSMDTDKVATVFYTVVIPMLSPLIYSLRNKDVKEALRKVVSSKIFSQIIFSKQDSGF, from the coding sequence atggaaaaggaaaactgCACTGCTGTGACAGACTCCACCCTCCTCGGATTCTCAGATGCCCTGGAGCTCAGagtcttcctcttcctgctgTTTCTTTCCATCTATGGAGCCACAGTTTTGGGAAACCTGGGCATGATTGCCCTGATTCAGGTCAGCTCTCgactccacacccccatgtactttttcctcagcCACTTGTCCTTTGTGGATTTCTGTTACTCCACGACCATCATGCTGAAGATTCTAGCTAACATCTTAAATGATGACAAGGCCATTTCCTTCCTGGAATGTGCTGTGCAATACTACATGTTTTGCACATTTGTGGTAACTGAGGTCATTCTGCTGGCAGTGATGGCCTGTGACCGCCTTGTGGCCATCTGTGACCCACTGCTCTACATGGTCACCATGTCCCAGAATCTCTGCATGGAGTTGGTGTTTTGTTGCTACTTCAATGGTACTGTATGTTCTCTGATTCACTTGTGTTTAGCTCTTCAGATCCCATCCTACAGATCAAATCTGATCAACcacttttgtgatttcttttgtgATCTCCCCCGTCTCTTGTATCTTGCTTGCTCTGATGTCACTGTGAGTCAATTGGTGCCCTACATTGTGGCCACTTTCAGTGAGATCATCACCACCATGGTCATCTTCACCTCCTATTTGTTTATTCTCACCACCATCCTGAGGATGCACTCTGCAGAGGGGAAGTGCAAAGCCTTTTCCACCTGTGCTTCCCACCCTGAAGCCATCCTTGTCTTTCATGGAACAATCCTTTTCATTTATTGCCGGCCCCAATCTAGCAACAGCATGGATACCGACAAAGTGGCCACAGTGTTCTACACTGTAGTGATCCCCATGCTGAGCCCCCTTATCTACAGTTTGAGGAACAAGGATGTGAAAGAAGCTCTCAGAAAAGTGGTGAGCTCCAAAATATTTTCCCAGATAATATTCTCCAAGCAGGACTCAGGGTTCTAA